The Triticum aestivum cultivar Chinese Spring chromosome 6D, IWGSC CS RefSeq v2.1, whole genome shotgun sequence genomic sequence GATGCTAAACATTTGGGGCCCACCCATCAGGATGAGTTGGAAAGGAAAACTACCACGTAGACACATTGaattgttcttcatcttccttctctccctctctacttgacatttcatcaaacaccttatgtgccTTTTGCTCACAGCCAGAGGATGTCGACCTTCTCTCACTCCTTGGCCAGCAACTGGTCGCCGGGAGCAGCGACGTCGCTTGAAAAGTCACAGCCGAAGAGACGGATGGTGGCGTCGGCCAGAGGCAGAGCGGGAGCTGCGAGAACGAGTCGGCACCCCCGAGCATGTTGCCCATGCGGTTCGACCATGGCTAGCTTCCTAAACAATGATCCACCTTGAGTCCGTGACTTTGTGTGCAGGGAGCATCCCAACGCTTCACCTGCTCCTGCCATCCAGCACCCAAGGAAGGAGCTCTGAGCTTCGTCTCTCCTGGACTGGGAGCGCCTCTTCCCATAGCTTCCCATGGCCACCCCGACCATAAGTTGAACCCCGCTCGTCGTCCGGTCGTCGGCCTGTCGGTGGCGGCGGCACGAGGGGTGAGGTGCATCTCCCATGGCTTTCCCTATGTCCACACGAGGTGTCTGATAAAATGCCTTATAGAAAGGGGAGGAGGAAGTAGAAGACGTGGCAATTTTTATGCATACGTGGCATATATTTTTCTGCCAACTCAGCCTGTAGTATCTATTATAAGCGTTTTTTTTTTGCCACTGTCAATTTTTCGATGCAGTGTAAAATGAAACGATTTGTAAAGTGATGATTTTTCTTTAATCATTGACATGAATGTAGTGATTCTGTGCATTTAACTCCTCGAGAGTTCAGTTGCGAGGCCTGGCGACAACTCCGTTGACTGACTGGGACGAGGGCGACCGGCGACCGACTCCCGGCAACGGGCATTTGCGCGTGTGCAGAGGGCCCTACGGCTGGCCACAGGAAAAATGAAAAACAACGACTGTGGGCGAAGACGCGGGCTGCGGGCCAGTATGGACAGACGCGGGCTGTAGTTTCGGCGAAACCTGCGCGCCTTTAAATCGGTTGGGTTGGCCACGAGCCAAACGGACCGGAGTGCCCATGTGTGCCTGGGAGAGCTGGTGATAAAGAAAGAAGTCATTCGGTTCCAAATTAGAACAATAAAAAATCGTTCGTTCTAACATGTCTGACACGAACAGTGCATGGCTGTGCTAGCTAATTTTTTTTTTCTGGCAAGAGGGCTGTACTAGCTCTTGACAAGCTGGGACGACGCTTTCTCCCATTCGACGCGGGATAGTACCGTGCATACTATATTCACTCCTCTAAAATATAAGGGGTATTGCATGTTACATTTATTCGATGTCAAACTTCGTGGAATTTGACCCATTATACCAGAAAATACATTAACATTTATAATACCATCTTCAAAAAAATATGGTTAAATGCTACTTTCTCCGTTCACAAAAATAAGATGTCCTAATTTTTTCCAGAATCGAATGTATATAGGCATGATTTAGTGTGTTTGTTTACTCATTTCAGTCTGTATAGTTCATATTGAAATGTGCAGAACATCTTATAGTGTTTGTAAACACAATTTTTTCCTGAATCGAATTTATATAGACATGTTttaatgtgtttgttcactcatttcagtatTTCAGTGCGTATATAGTAGTTCTCATTAAAATATCCAAGACATCGTAATTTGTAATGGAGGGACTACCATCTAGCTATTCACATCTTGTAGCCACAAAAAAAGGGGAAACATAGCACATGTAAATTTCAAACACTAGCAACCAAGATTCACCATCGAAAATCTTTTTACATAAGGATAAGGAAGGAATCAAATAATGAGAAGTACTACAACTACTCGATATGGCAAGTTGGCAACCGGCCGCCAGAGATTGCTTGGAACTTTGGATGAAAACCATACAGTACACAGTAGCTAGCAAATTAACTactccttgtccttcttctccttctcgagCTTGCATTTCACCTTCTCGAACACCACGGCGGCCGTCGCCGGCGAGTCGAGCTTCAGCTTGAGCTTGCAGGTCCCCGCCAGCTTGTTCTTCTTCAGCTGCAGCGTGTACCGCACCTCGCCGGTGACCGCCACCTCCAGCTCGAACTCCCCGGTCTTGTTCTGGTCCTTGTACGCGGCGACGCCGGCGTTGCCCAGCGACACGTAGCCGCTCTCCTGGCCCGTGACGAGGCGGTACACCCGCGTCTTCCTGGGGCCGTGCTTGTCGCCCTTGTCGGCGACCTGCACGCGGTCGAACTGCTGCCCGTCGAACTTGTACGCCGCCTCCAGCGGCTCCGTGTTCTTCATGGTCGTCGCCCAGTTCCGGTTGCGGACGACGAGCCGCAGCGAGAGGTTGTACCCGAGCGACGTCGTCGGGGTGGTCGCCAGCGCGAACCTGGCCAGCGAGGCGTCCTCGACGGTGATGGATGGCTGGATGGCGAAGCTGTAGGCGGCGaccatgacgacgatgatgatgacggcggcgagggcggcgaagCACGCTAGTGGCCACTTGCATTTGTCCCAGCACCGGCCCATGCAGCCCATCGCCGGCGGTTTTCTTGATTCAGATCTTGGAGTTGGAGGGCCGAGAGGGTGCTGGAGGGCGGAGGGTGCTGGAGCTTGCTGGCATTGACTTTGTAATTTGAACTGTGAGTCTGAGTGGGGTACTTATGGACTGGGAGGAACGTACACCGAGTCGTGGTCTTTGTTCTTAGGGCATGGCACCCCATAAATTTTCACCTGCATCCGTATGTGCACAGAAGATCAGTGCACGGATACGGATGCGACGAAGATGACATCCGACACTAGCCGCGTACATTTTGACAACTCAAACTAATCGGACGAAATTCAATTAAACATGACCGGATTTTATATAAAcacggccggatttcatataaacatcaTGGATTTCATTTGAGcttgacggatttcattacatttacatcaacTAAGCGGAGCTCGTCTGGCTAGGTCTAAATGGTCGTCGGCGGCTGTTCCCCATGTCCGGACATGAACCAAAAGAACTGAAACTTCGCCTTTCCAGCTATGCCTCCGTAACATCCGTCTCTGGAGGCCCGGGAAGTTTGTCCGCCTCCACATCGCCGCCAAGCAACTAACGGCCGAAGATGCtcagcccaccaagcttggcgtcgacgggAGAATGGTGGCCTTCTTGGGACACGAGCGACGGCGACCTACCGCGCACTACTCTTCCTCGTTGCCGGCGGCACCCGCGGACGTGCCGACTTCTTCGTGGTCGTGGCGCCGGGGCACGGCCTCGGCGATGTCCTCCTCGTTGGTCTCGCCGAACAATGCCTCGCCCGCCTCGTCGTCGCACTCCTTGCCGGCGGCCGCCACCTCCGCCACCCGTTGCCGGTACCGCCAGCTGGCGAGGCGAATCTCGCAGGCGGAGCGGTAggactcgagcagcgcctcctgctcagTCGGGGTCTGCGTCCGACGCGACCGCCCTGCCGGCGGTGGCCTGctgatacgtcgccaacgtatctataatttatgaagtattcatgccatgtttacaacaattttatatggttttggtgtaTTTTTAtacgatttgaatgaaactaacccggcctgacgctgttttcagcagaactaccatggtgttatttttgtgcagaaatagaaatTCTTAGATTGGGTTGAAAATTTACTGTGATTTTTTATGGAGCAAAAGAGAACCCTGAAGCCTGAGAGCTGGACTAGACGAAGTCCAGGGGAGTgacaagctcagggggcgcgccctagggggtaggcctcaCCGTCCGAGCTTCTCGGTCCCTTATGGGGCCCCTTGATgagaaaccgatgccaaaaatttctataaatacagaaaccccagaaagaatcctagaacttCTGCTCCGGCGGCACAAGCCTTTGTTCTGAAGAGATCCCATCTAGAGCCCTTTTtcggcaccctactggagggggaaatcatcaccagaggccatcttcatcatctcggaggtctccatgacgaggagggagtagttcaccctcggggttgagggtatgtatcagtagctatgtgtttgatctctctctctctctctctctctctctctctctctctctctctctctctctctctctctctcttctctcgtgatcttgatttggcacgatcttgatgtaccatgagctttgttcATATAGTCGGTCCGTATTGTGTTTTCTccactctatcttgttgtgatgaattgagtcttgctctttgaggtttcgttatgttggattgaatattggatttgagatcacttgattttTGTCTCGTatgtggatacccgtggtgacaatggggtattatattaagtcacttgatatatgtttgaaggaaatatgctctagaggcaataataaagttgttattttgtatttccttatatcatgataaatgtttattattcatgctagaattgtattaaccggaaacttgatacatgtgtggatacatagacaaaacaccatgtccctagtaagcctctactagactagctcgttaataaaagatgattaagtttcctaaccatagacatgtgttgtcatttgatgaaagagatcacatcattaggagaatgatgtgatggaaaaggcccatccgttagcttagcatgttgatcgttcagttttattgctatagctttcttcatgtcatatacatattcctttgactatgagattatgcaactcacggataccggaggaataccttgtgtgatatcaaacgtcacaacgtaactgggtgattataaagatgctctacaggtatctccgaaggtgtttgttgggttggcatagatcgagattaggatttttcactccgagtatcggagaggtatctctgggccctctcggtaatgcgcatcatgataagccttgcaagcattgtgactaatgagttagttgcgggatgatgcattacggaacgagtaaagagacttgccggtaaagagattgaactaggtatgaagttaccgacgatcgaatctcgggcaagtaacataccgatgacaaagggaataatgtatgttgtcattacggcttgaccgataaagatcttcgtagaatatgtaggaaccaatatgaacttccaggttccgctattggttattgaccggagaggtgtcttgttcatgtctacatagttctcgaacccgtagggtccgcacgcttaacgttgtatcatatgagttatgtgatttggtgaccgaatgttgttcggagtcccggatgagatcacggacatgacgaggagtctcgaaatggtcgagaggtaaagattcaaatataggacgatagtattcgtacaccggaagtgttctgggggtaccgggtacgtatcgggtcaccggaaggggttccgggcaacccccgacaagctatatgggcctaatgggccaagaggggaaacacaccagccacaaaggggctggtgcgccccccatatggtcTGGCCAAATtggggaaggaaaggggaagaaggaaaggaaaaaaaggaataggaccccccttccccctcttcccttcctactccgaataggaataggaaaggggggaggccgaattgggaggaccccaagtaggattcctcctacttggggcgcccccttggctgcctctcctcccctccaacctatatatacgagggaggggggcaccgctagaacacacaacaaacattatTAGCCgtgcatgtacagacatggcctcggaacactggagaccgaaaaggtcgaacatgaatcatatagtagatatgatcaacatagagatgttcaccattgaagactactccatctcacgtgatgatcggacatggtttagttgatatggatcacgtgatcatttagatgactagaaggatgcctatctaagtgggagttcttaagtaatatgattaatttaacttaatttatcatgaacttagtcctgatagtatgtgcatatctatgttatagatcaagagctcgtgtatagctcccctgttttatttttgatatgttcctagagaaaactaagttgaaagatgatagtagaaatgatgcggactggatccgtgatctgaggattatcctcgttgctgcacagaagaattatgtccttgatgcaccgctatgtgacagacctattgcaggagcagatgcagacgttatgaaca encodes the following:
- the LOC123142475 gene encoding uncharacterized protein, producing MGSLQNKGLCRRSRSSRILSGIRWRRISRPPPAGRSRRTQTPTEQEALLESYRSACEIRLASWRYRQRVAEVAAAGKECDDEAGEALFGETNEEDIAEAVPRRHDHEEVGTSAVPHSDSQFKLQSQCQQAPAPSALQHPLGPPTPRSESRKPPAMGCMGRCWDKCKWPLACFAALAAVIIIVVMVAAYSFAIQPSITVEDASLARFALATTPTTSLGYNLSLRLVVRNRNWATTMKNTEPLEAAYKFDGQQFDRVQVADKGDKHGPRKTRVYRLVTGQESGYVSLGNAGVAAYKDQNKTGEFELEVAVTGEVRYTLQLKKNKLAGTCKLKLKLDSPATAAVVFEKVKCKLEKEKKDKE